One Dictyostelium discoideum AX4 chromosome 3 chromosome, whole genome shotgun sequence genomic region harbors:
- the CYP513A1 gene encoding cytochrome P450 family protein, with protein MNYLVGLVLIFTIFYFFLQKNDKNMNSKIPGPKGIPILGNLLSMKGDLHLKLQEWYKQYGVIYRIKMGNVETVVLTEYPIIREAFIGNSNSFVNRFQRKSRLKLNNGENLVIVNGDIHNKLKTLVLSEMTNQRIKKYETSFIDNEIKKLFKVLDEHADTGKPIILNNHIKMFSMNIVLCFTFGLNYSYPYDEFEKASEFIKLMVEFFNIAGQPIISDFIPSLEPFIDTSNYLNTYKRIFNYTSDLITKFKNENEIHNNINDNNKSLADKPILSKLLQSFENGEISWDSVVSTCIDLQTAGADTSANTILYCLLELINNPNIQSKVYDDIKQAIIQSKENENQNDNENQEQTEEIITLSFNKYRTLAPYLSMVVKETFRKYPSGTIGLPHVTSEDVELNGYKICAGTQIIQNIWATHRNEKQFSEPDSFIPERFISQQQSANSNLIHFGCGVRDCIGKSLADSEIFTMLASLINRYEFTNPNPSTPLNEIGKFGITYSCPENKIIIKKRF; from the exons atgaattatttagtTGGTTTAGTCttaatttttacaattttttattttttcctcCAG aaaaatgataaaaatatgaATTCAAAAATCCCAGGACCAAAAGGAATACCAATTCTTGGTAATTTACTATCAATGAAAGGTGatcttcatttaaaattacaagaaTGGTATAAACAATATGGAGTGATTTACAGAATTAAAATGGGTAACGTAGAGACTGTTGTATTGACAGAATACCCAATAATTAGAGAAGCATTCATTggtaattcaaattcatttgttAATAGATTTCAAAGAAAGAGTAGACTAAAGCTTAACAATGGTGAGAATTTAGTGATTGTTAATGGTGATATTCATAATAAACTAAAGACATTGGTATTATCGGAAATGACAAatcaaagaattaaaaagtaTGAGACTAGTTTCATAGATAATGAAATcaagaaattatttaaagttttagaTGAACATGCAGATACTGGTaaaccaataatattaaataaccACATTAAAATGTTTTCAATGAATATTGTACTTTGTTTTACATTTGGTTTAAATTATTCTTATCCatatgatgaatttgaaaaagcatctgaatttataaaattaatggttgaatttttcaatattgcAGGTCAACCTATCATTTCAGATTTCATACCATCATTAGAACCATTCATTGATACCTCAAACTATTTGAATACatataaaagaatttttaattatacaagtgatttaattacaaaatttaaaaatgaaaatgaaattcataACAACATCAACGACAACAATAAAAGTTTAGCTGATAAACCAAttctttcaaaattattacaatcatttgaaaatggtgaaattTCATGGGATTCTGTTGTTAGTACTTGTATTGATCTTCAAACTGCTGGTGCTGATACTTCTGCAAATAcaattttatattgtttacttgaattaattaataatccaaatattcAATCAAAAGTATATGACGATATTAAACAAGCAATAATTCAAagtaaagaaaatgaaaatcagaATGATAATGAGAATCAAGAACAAACTGAAGAAATTATaacattatcatttaataaatatcgTACATTAGCACCATATTTATCAATGGTAGTTAAGGAAACATTTAGAAAATATCCATCTGGTACAATTGGTTTACCTCATGTTACTTCAGAAGATGTTGAATTAAATGGTTATAAAATCTGTGCTGGTACACAAATCATTCAAAACATTTGGGCAACTCAtagaaatgaaaaacaattcTCTGAACCAGATTCATTCATTCCTGAAAGATTTATTTCTCAACAACAATCTGCAAActcaaatttaattcactTTGGATGTGGTGTTAGAGATTGTATTGGAAAATCACTAGCTGATTCAGAAATCTTTACAATGTTAGCAAGTTTAATTAATAGATATGAATTTACTAATCCAAATCCATCAACaccattaaatgaaattggtaaatttggTATTACATATTCTTGTccagaaaataaaataataattaaaaaaagattttaa